The Leisingera daeponensis DSM 23529 genome includes the window CCACCAGCCGGGTGCCGGACATGCCGTATTTGCCGGCGGCCCAGCGGTTCATCTCCGCGGCGGAGGCCTTGAGCGAAGCCGGCCGCCCGCTGCGCGCGGCGCTGGCGGCTATGCCGATCATCTCGGCCATCAGGTTGTTGGAGAATTTCAGCATCGCCTTCAGCATCACGTCCATCGGCGGGCTGTGATGCTGCGCCAGCAGCTGTGCCTGGGGCAGCGATCTGGCGGCTTCCGCCCGGGGCAGGGCGATGCCGTTGGACCGCGCCAGGGTGCGGAACACGTCGCCCGCATAGGCGCCCGGATTGCGCACCGGCAGCCAGCGCGAGCCGCCCTTGCCCAGGGCCTTGCTGGCCACGGTCCAGTGGTCGGTGCCGGATTTTCCGGCATAGGTGTAGACCGGCACCGCGCGGGAGGCGATCGCCATTTGCGAGGTGGCAACCTCGGGGCGGTATTTCTCGGTGCGGGCATCCATGGTGACGGCCCAGCCGCTGGCGGCGCGCTTCCACTCGAAATGGACCCGGTTGAAGTTCAGCGCAATGCCGGAGACCGCGGGCGAATAAGCCACGTGATCGGGCTGCTCCGGGTCGATGGCGGAGACCTGCGGCAGGGCACCGTCCCAGACCAGGAACCTGCCCCGCACCTCGCGCACGCCGGCGGTTTTCAGCGCCTTGGCCAGCAGCGCCAGATGGTCGGTGTTCAGCATCGGATCGCCGCCGCCCGCCAGGATCAGATCGCCGCCCACCACGCCGCCGGCAACGCCGCCGGTGGCCAGAAGGCGGGTGTCGAACCGGTGGTCCGCCCCCAGCACATCCAGCGCGTAAAGCGCGGTCAGCGCCTTGGCGACGCTGGCTGGCGGCAGGGCCTCGCCGCTGCCGGAGGCTTCCAGCAGCTTGCCGGTTTTCACATCCGCCACTGCGCAGACCGCATGGCCCGGCAGGTTGGCCCGCGACAGCAGCGCCTTCAGACCGTCGGCGCCGGCCGCCAGAGAGCTGACCTTGCGCGCAACAGGGCG containing:
- the dacB gene encoding D-alanyl-D-alanine carboxypeptidase/D-alanyl-D-alanine endopeptidase; protein product: MTSRRTFLLSGLAAVAGSSALANAPAVSLRPVARKVSSLAAGADGLKALLSRANLPGHAVCAVADVKTGKLLEASGSGEALPPASVAKALTALYALDVLGADHRFDTRLLATGGVAGGVVGGDLILAGGGDPMLNTDHLALLAKALKTAGVREVRGRFLVWDGALPQVSAIDPEQPDHVAYSPAVSGIALNFNRVHFEWKRAASGWAVTMDARTEKYRPEVATSQMAIASRAVPVYTYAGKSGTDHWTVASKALGKGGSRWLPVRNPGAYAGDVFRTLARSNGIALPRAEAARSLPQAQLLAQHHSPPMDVMLKAMLKFSNNLMAEMIGIAASAARSGRPASLKASAAEMNRWAAGKYGMSGTRLVDHSGLGEESRMTPADLTGALVAAYKGGHLKPLLKSFQLRDANGRPLKNHPIKVAAKTGTLNFVSGLGGFMTAADGTELAFTIFTADLKTRARIPRAERESPQGARGWNRRAKQLQQQLIERWSAVYGS